In Oxalobacteraceae sp. CFBP 8761, the following are encoded in one genomic region:
- the pqqB gene encoding pyrroloquinoline quinone biosynthesis protein PqqB: MLKIRILGSAAGGGFPQWNCNCLNCDGIRNGTIQAVSRTQSSIAVSDDGIDWVLVNASPDILVQIRATPALQPARAVRDTGIAAVLLMDAQIDHVTGLLMLRERGTPLPLYATAEVLADLSHALPLTRVLGHYCGVESHTLAIDGQSFSIAPLRDTTFLPVPLSSKAPPYSSHRNDPHPGDNIGLMLHDSASGARVFYAPGLGQMTDAVEAAMRQADVLLVDGTCWSDDEMITLGLSKKTAHMMGHLPQSGPGGMIEVLARMPARLKILIHINNSNPILREDSPERAELATHGIEVAFDGMDITV; this comes from the coding sequence CTGTTGAAAATCCGCATTCTTGGTTCGGCAGCGGGAGGTGGTTTTCCGCAGTGGAATTGTAATTGTCTGAACTGTGATGGCATCCGCAACGGCACCATCCAGGCTGTAAGCCGCACCCAATCTTCGATCGCCGTGAGCGACGATGGCATCGACTGGGTCCTCGTCAATGCATCCCCCGACATCCTGGTGCAAATCCGCGCTACACCTGCCCTGCAACCTGCCCGCGCCGTGCGCGACACCGGTATTGCGGCCGTGCTGCTGATGGATGCCCAGATCGACCACGTGACCGGCTTGCTGATGCTGCGCGAACGCGGCACGCCTCTGCCCCTGTATGCGACCGCCGAGGTATTGGCCGACCTGTCGCACGCGCTGCCGCTCACGCGCGTGCTTGGCCATTATTGCGGCGTCGAATCGCACACGCTGGCCATTGACGGCCAGTCGTTCTCGATTGCGCCACTGCGCGACACGACGTTCCTGCCGGTTCCGCTGTCGAGCAAGGCGCCGCCTTATTCGTCGCACCGCAACGACCCGCACCCGGGCGACAATATCGGCCTGATGCTGCACGACAGCGCCAGCGGTGCGCGCGTGTTCTACGCCCCCGGGCTGGGCCAGATGACCGATGCGGTGGAAGCGGCGATGCGCCAGGCCGATGTGCTGCTGGTCGATGGCACCTGCTGGAGCGACGACGAAATGATCACGCTCGGCCTGTCGAAAAAGACGGCCCACATGATGGGTCATCTGCCGCAATCCGGCCCGGGCGGCATGATCGAGGTGCTGGCGCGCATGCCGGCGCGCCTCAAGATCCTCATTCACATCAACAACAGCAATCCGATCCTGCGCGAAGACTCGCCCGAGCGTGCCGAGCTGGCCACGCACGGCATCGAGGTCGCGTTCGACGGCATGGACATCACCGTATGA
- the pqqA gene encoding pyrroloquinoline quinone precursor peptide PqqA, whose protein sequence is MRWETPEAIDFRWGFEITMYVLNR, encoded by the coding sequence ATGCGCTGGGAAACACCTGAAGCAATTGATTTCCGTTGGGGTTTTGAAATCACCATGTACGTGCTGAACCGTTGA
- a CDS encoding M14 family metallopeptidase, whose amino-acid sequence MIRSALLLALLSAFPLAHAATPDLTTISERSGFQATGRYDETIALCAAFAQAYPKQVQCIDFGITPEGRPMKALVANNNGVFTPAAAKKAGLPVTLIQGGIHAGEIDGKDAGFLALREILEGRAGKGALDKQVLLFVPVFNVDGHERFGKWNRPNQRGPVEMGWRTTAQNLNLNRDYLKADAPEMQAMLGLVNAWDPLTYVDLHATNGAKFQHDISIQVEPVYSGDPEFRKAGLALRTNVIKDIAKEGSTPQSYYMSFVKQDDPMSGFEDSVSDPRFSTGYFQLRNRMAMLVETHSWKEYPVRVRITRNTVVSVLNQVAKHGADWQKAAYAADARAAKLGNKKVALNYRTTDKTEMVNFNGYEYTRKPSEISGGLMTRYDETRPQVWRVPLRDEVVADVEVTAPGAGYIVPAAQAAIVGEKLRQHGVVFRKLDQGVARANVETFRADKATLDAASVEGHQRLTVTGKWMAEPRAVTAGSLFVPIAQPKARLVVAMFEPQAPDSLLAWGTFNTAFERKEYMEDYVAEDVAREQMAADPKVAAEFAQRLASDPAFAKDPQARLAFFAKRHSSYDERLNLYPVLRTDTAL is encoded by the coding sequence ATGATTCGTTCTGCGTTACTGCTGGCCCTGCTGTCTGCATTCCCTCTGGCGCACGCCGCTACCCCCGACCTGACGACGATTTCGGAACGCTCCGGCTTCCAGGCCACCGGCCGCTACGATGAAACGATCGCGCTGTGCGCCGCGTTTGCGCAGGCGTATCCGAAGCAGGTGCAGTGCATCGACTTCGGCATCACGCCGGAAGGGCGCCCGATGAAGGCGCTGGTGGCCAACAACAACGGCGTGTTCACGCCCGCGGCCGCCAAAAAGGCGGGCTTGCCTGTCACGCTGATTCAGGGCGGTATCCACGCCGGCGAGATCGACGGCAAGGATGCGGGTTTCCTGGCGCTGCGCGAGATCCTCGAAGGCCGCGCGGGCAAGGGCGCGCTCGACAAGCAGGTGCTGCTGTTCGTGCCGGTGTTTAACGTCGACGGGCACGAGCGCTTCGGCAAATGGAACCGCCCGAACCAGCGCGGTCCGGTGGAAATGGGCTGGCGCACCACCGCCCAGAACCTGAACCTGAACCGCGACTACCTGAAGGCCGATGCGCCGGAAATGCAGGCGATGCTGGGCCTGGTGAACGCGTGGGATCCGCTGACGTATGTCGATCTGCACGCGACCAACGGCGCCAAGTTCCAGCACGATATCTCGATCCAGGTCGAGCCGGTGTACTCGGGTGACCCGGAATTCCGCAAGGCCGGCCTGGCGCTGCGCACCAATGTCATCAAGGACATCGCGAAAGAAGGCTCGACGCCGCAGTCGTACTACATGTCGTTCGTGAAGCAGGACGATCCGATGTCGGGCTTCGAGGACAGCGTGTCGGATCCGCGGTTTTCAACCGGCTACTTCCAGCTGCGTAACCGCATGGCGATGCTGGTGGAAACGCACTCGTGGAAAGAATACCCGGTGCGTGTGCGCATCACCCGCAACACCGTGGTCTCGGTGCTGAACCAGGTCGCAAAGCACGGCGCGGACTGGCAAAAGGCGGCCTACGCGGCCGACGCGCGCGCCGCAAAACTGGGCAACAAGAAGGTGGCGCTGAACTACCGCACCACCGACAAGACCGAGATGGTCAATTTCAATGGCTACGAATACACGCGCAAGCCATCGGAAATTTCGGGCGGCCTGATGACGCGCTACGATGAAACCAGGCCGCAAGTGTGGCGCGTGCCGCTGCGCGACGAGGTCGTCGCCGATGTGGAAGTGACCGCACCGGGCGCCGGCTACATCGTGCCGGCGGCGCAGGCCGCCATCGTCGGCGAGAAGCTGCGCCAGCACGGCGTCGTGTTCCGCAAGCTGGACCAGGGCGTTGCGCGCGCCAACGTCGAGACTTTCCGCGCCGACAAGGCCACGCTGGACGCGGCCTCGGTCGAAGGGCACCAGCGCCTGACGGTCACGGGCAAGTGGATGGCGGAGCCGCGCGCGGTAACGGCCGGCTCGCTGTTCGTGCCGATCGCGCAGCCGAAGGCGCGGCTGGTGGTGGCCATGTTCGAGCCGCAGGCGCCCGATTCGCTGCTGGCCTGGGGCACGTTCAACACGGCCTTCGAGCGCAAGGAATACATGGAAGACTACGTGGCCGAGGACGTGGCGCGCGAGCAGATGGCAGCCGACCCGAAAGTGGCCGCCGAATTTGCGCAGCGCCTGGCGTCGGACCCGGCGTTTGCCAAGGATCCGCAGGCGCGCCTGGCGTTCTTCGCCAAGCGGCATTCATCGTATGACGAGCGGTTGAATCTGTATCCGGTGCTGCGCACGGATACGGCGCTGTAA
- the pqqC gene encoding pyrroloquinoline-quinone synthase PqqC, which translates to MTPSPDSSDQLAPWSRAEFEQQLRAMGKSYHIHHPFNLRMNAGQCSPEQLRGWIANRFYYQFIIPKKDAAILSNCDDRATRRLWIARILDHDGYDDYQGDAQGGMEAWTQLGEAAGIPRAELWSLQHVVPAVRFACDAYVDFARRSPWQEAVCSSLTEMFAPQIHKDRLAGWPTQYPWVEPAGLHYFRSRIPLAQRDVDHGLAVTLDYFTTRPQQQRALEILKFKLDILWAMLDAIEKAYPT; encoded by the coding sequence ATGACGCCCTCCCCCGATAGCAGCGACCAGTTGGCGCCTTGGTCGCGCGCCGAATTCGAACAGCAGTTGCGGGCGATGGGCAAGAGCTACCATATCCATCATCCGTTCAACCTGCGCATGAATGCCGGACAATGCTCGCCCGAACAGCTGCGCGGCTGGATCGCCAACCGTTTCTATTACCAGTTCATCATCCCGAAAAAGGATGCCGCGATCCTGTCCAATTGCGACGATCGCGCGACCCGCCGTTTATGGATCGCCCGCATCCTGGACCACGACGGCTACGACGATTACCAGGGCGACGCCCAGGGTGGCATGGAAGCCTGGACCCAGCTGGGCGAGGCGGCCGGCATTCCCCGCGCCGAACTGTGGTCGCTCCAGCACGTGGTGCCGGCGGTGCGCTTTGCCTGCGACGCGTATGTCGACTTCGCGCGCCGCTCGCCGTGGCAAGAGGCGGTGTGCTCGTCGCTGACCGAGATGTTCGCGCCGCAGATCCACAAGGACCGGCTGGCCGGCTGGCCCACCCAGTATCCGTGGGTGGAACCGGCCGGCCTGCATTATTTCCGCAGCCGGATTCCGCTGGCCCAGCGCGATGTCGACCATGGCCTGGCCGTGACGCTCGACTATTTCACGACCAGGCCACAGCAGCAGCGCGCACTCGAGATCCTCAAGTTCAAACTGGACATCCTGTGGGCCATGCTGGACGCCATCGAAAAAGCCTACCCGACATGA
- the pqqE gene encoding pyrroloquinoline quinone biosynthesis protein PqqE — protein MMLPTDVANSGAPTVSPPFWLLAELTYQCPLHCAFCYNPLNYDAVRNELTTGEWVRVMREARALGAVQLGFSGGEPLMRDDLEELVAEARRLGFYSNLITSGVGLNETRIAALKNAGLDHIQLSFQDSTRELNDFLSSTKTFDLKLKVAKLIKQYDYPMVMNCVLHRYNLPHVGKIIEMALALGAEYLELANTQYYGWAMKNRNQLMPTLEQVRDAERVVAEYRERIGDACKLLFVVPDYFEDRPKACMNGWGAVFLGVAPDGVALPCHNARDLPGLNLPNVRDVGLADIWRTSTAFNAYRGNDWMQEPCRSCDEKGRDLGGCRCQAFMLAGDAAATDPVCSKSPKRGEVDKVIRFASQRPAGLDNGHVIEQPIVFRTNANSRNLLQTDT, from the coding sequence ATGATGCTGCCCACCGATGTTGCCAACAGCGGCGCGCCGACCGTGTCGCCGCCATTCTGGCTGCTGGCCGAACTGACCTACCAGTGCCCGCTGCACTGCGCGTTTTGCTATAACCCGCTCAACTACGATGCGGTGCGCAATGAATTGACGACGGGCGAATGGGTGCGGGTCATGCGCGAGGCGCGCGCATTGGGCGCCGTGCAGCTGGGCTTTTCGGGGGGCGAACCGCTGATGCGCGACGACCTCGAAGAACTGGTCGCCGAAGCGCGCCGCCTGGGCTTTTACAGCAACCTGATCACGTCGGGTGTCGGCCTGAATGAAACCCGCATCGCGGCGCTCAAGAACGCCGGGCTGGATCATATCCAGTTGTCGTTCCAGGATTCCACCCGTGAGCTCAACGATTTCCTGAGCAGCACCAAGACCTTCGACCTCAAGCTCAAAGTCGCCAAGCTGATCAAGCAATACGATTATCCGATGGTGATGAATTGCGTGCTGCACCGCTATAACCTGCCGCATGTCGGCAAGATCATCGAGATGGCGCTGGCGCTGGGCGCCGAATACCTGGAACTGGCCAATACCCAGTACTACGGCTGGGCCATGAAGAACCGCAACCAGCTGATGCCGACGCTCGAACAGGTACGCGATGCCGAACGCGTGGTGGCGGAATATCGCGAGCGGATTGGCGACGCCTGCAAGCTGCTGTTCGTGGTGCCCGATTACTTCGAGGACCGCCCCAAGGCCTGCATGAATGGCTGGGGCGCGGTGTTTCTCGGCGTGGCGCCGGACGGCGTGGCGCTGCCCTGCCACAATGCGCGCGACCTGCCCGGCTTGAATTTGCCGAACGTGCGCGACGTGGGCCTGGCCGACATCTGGCGCACCAGCACCGCGTTCAACGCGTACCGTGGCAATGACTGGATGCAGGAGCCATGCCGCAGTTGCGACGAAAAGGGACGTGATCTGGGCGGCTGCCGCTGCCAGGCATTCATGCTCGCCGGTGACGCGGCAGCGACCGACCCGGTCTGCAGCAAGTCGCCCAAGCGCGGCGAAGTCGACAAGGTGATCCGCTTTGCGAGCCAGCGCCCGGCAGGACTGGACAACGGCCACGTGATCGAGCAGCCGATCGTGTTTCGCACGAATGCGAATTCACGCAATCTCCTGCAGACCGACACGTAA
- the pqqD gene encoding pyrroloquinoline quinone biosynthesis peptide chaperone PqqD, with protein sequence MNDSLIPATPALNRRFRLQWEDAQQAYVLLYPEGMVKLNGSAGEILKCCDGKTTVDQIVHDLETKFQATGLRTDIEGLLAHAHQHKWIE encoded by the coding sequence ATGAACGATTCCCTCATCCCCGCCACACCGGCCCTGAACCGGCGCTTTCGCCTGCAATGGGAAGACGCCCAGCAGGCCTACGTGCTGCTGTACCCGGAAGGCATGGTCAAACTAAATGGCAGCGCTGGTGAAATCCTGAAATGCTGCGACGGCAAGACCACGGTCGACCAGATCGTGCACGACCTGGAAACCAAATTCCAGGCCACCGGCCTGCGCACCGATATCGAGGGCCTGCTGGCCCATGCCCATCAGCACAAGTGGATCGAATGA
- a CDS encoding polyisoprenoid-binding protein: protein MNNKLLAAVMLGVGSISGAIAAPSTYQLDPTHTYPSFETDHFGGISIWRGKFNKSSGSFTIDTAAKKGTLDVTIDMTSVAIGNDALDAELKSDIFFDTAKFPTAVYKGTSVKFNGAGKPTDVIGELTLHGVTKPVNLKILSYKCFTNPMLKKEVCGTDAVTTFNRADFGINYGKDYGFTMPVTLRIQAEGVKQ, encoded by the coding sequence ATGAACAATAAATTACTGGCCGCAGTCATGCTGGGTGTTGGCAGCATCTCGGGCGCCATCGCCGCACCGTCCACCTACCAGCTCGACCCGACCCATACCTACCCGAGTTTCGAGACCGATCACTTCGGCGGCATCTCGATCTGGCGCGGCAAGTTCAACAAAAGCAGCGGTAGCTTTACGATCGACACGGCCGCCAAAAAAGGCACGCTGGATGTCACGATTGACATGACCTCAGTTGCCATTGGTAACGATGCACTGGATGCCGAACTCAAAAGCGACATATTCTTCGATACCGCCAAGTTCCCTACCGCCGTCTACAAGGGCACGTCGGTCAAGTTCAACGGCGCTGGCAAGCCCACCGACGTCATCGGCGAACTGACGCTGCATGGCGTCACCAAGCCGGTCAACTTGAAGATCCTTTCGTACAAGTGCTTTACCAATCCCATGCTCAAGAAAGAAGTGTGTGGCACGGACGCCGTTACCACATTCAATCGTGCCGACTTTGGTATCAATTACGGTAAGGATTATGGCTTCACGATGCCGGTCACGTTGCGCATCCAGGCCGAGGGCGTCAAGCAATAA